GCCTGCCAGTCGTCCGCTTTGATATAGCCTATGTTCAGTTTAAAAGCCCATTTGTTATTGAAGGCATGGGCATAACGTACAGAAACATCGTAAAAGCCGGTAGTGGCGTTGGTACGGCCATTATCATTGAGGATGCCTGTTTTTACCTGGGCACTGAGTCCCTGGTAGTCGAAAGGGTTTTTGCTGGTCATGAGTACAATACCATTGAGGGCATTGGGGCCATACAGTGCAGAAGCTGCACCGGGTATCAGTTCCACGTTGTCGAGGTCCAGTTCGGGGATACCCACCATGTTGCCTACGGCAAAGTTGAGGCCCGGCGCCTGGTTGTCCATCCCATCATTCAGTTGCAGTACGCGGGTATTACCATTGCTGTTGAAACCGCGTGTATTTACAGATTTAAAGGTTAAACTCTGTGTGCTCATTTCCACGCCTTTCAGGTTGGCGAGTGCATCGTAAAAAGAAGGAGCGGGGGATGCCCTGAGTGCGCGGGCATCCAGCTTTTCAATAGATACGGGTGATTGCAGGATGCTTTCCTGTACACGGCTGGCAGCTACCACTACTTCCAGGCCCAGGATTTCAGTGGAGCTGAGTTGAATGCTGATTTTTTCGTCGGCGCTGGTCACCAGCCTTTCTTCCGACTTGAAACCTACGTAGGAAAAAATGAGGGTTAACGGGAACGCATGCGTGGTTCTCAGCTGGAATGTGCCGCCATTGCCGGAAATAGTGCCTGCAGTGGCGCCTTTAATGCTGACGGTTACCCCTGACATGCCGTTACCTGTAGTGTTATTGGTTACTGTACCATTAATGATGGATGGTGTTTGTGCTGAAATCCCCGGGGTAAGGGAAAACAATAGCAACAGGTATCCCAAACACGCTTTGAATAGAATGTTTTTCATACGCAGTGGATGTTTAGAAATTTAGATTCGGTTATACTAAATATAACGAAAAATAGCGTACAAAAAATATGTTGAGAATAAATGAAGAAAATTACAGATTGCAGGTAACGGGCGTTTTTACCCCTTCCAATCCTGTAGTATTTTCCCGATTTTTTCAAATTCTATCAGGAAGCCATCATGTCCGTAAGAGGAATCAATTTCGTGATAGGTGGCATTGGGAAGATGTGCTGCCATTAACTGTTGCTCTTCCGGCGGGCACAGGATATCGCTGGTGATACCAATGAGCAGTACGGGTTGTTTGATATGTGAGAGGGAAGTGGTAATATCTTCATGCCGTCCGCGGGCAATGTTATGACTATCCATGGCTTTGGTCAGTAACCAGTAGGACTGTGCATTGAATCGTTTTACCAGTTTATCACCCTGATAGCAGATATAGGAAGATGCGCGGAAATCGTCTGTTTTTTCTTTATCAGGATCAGATTGGGTCCGCACGAAAGTTTTATAATTGCGGTAGGTGATCATGCCTATTGCCCGGGCGGCTTTCAGTCCTTTATGTCCGGCGTTGTGAGTATCATCCTGCCAGGTGCTGTCTGCCTCTATGGCCAATCGTTGGGTGGTATGGATGGCAATGCCCCATGCGCTTTCAGCAGCGCCGGTACACAGCAGGAACAGGCGGTTGATCAGCGCCGGTTCTGTAAGCGCCCATTCCAGTACCTGATAGCCTCCCATAGAACCGCCTATGAGCAACCCGATACGGGGGATCTCCAGATGTTTGCGTAATAACTGGTGCGCCTGTACTATATCCCGGATGGTGATAGCGGGGAAAGAATGGAACCAGGGGGCGCCTGTTTCCGGGTTCATGGTATGCGGGCCTGAACTGCCATAGCAGGAGCCAATAATGTTGGCGCAAACAATGAAATGTGTGGCAGGATCAATCACCCGTCCGGTACCAATAAGACCCGTCCACCAGTCAGCTACGTCGCTGTTGGCCGTCAATGCATGACATACCCATACCACATTGCTGCCATCTTCTTTCATGGTGCCGTATGTATGATACGCAATATGCAGTTCTGGTAATACCTGGCCGGACTCTAACCGGAATGATGCTTTACTGTGAAAAATCCTTACAGACAATAAGACAAAATTTTTGCAAATCTACATTAACAATT
The Chitinophaga sp. MM2321 DNA segment above includes these coding regions:
- the metX gene encoding homoserine O-acetyltransferase; translation: MSVRIFHSKASFRLESGQVLPELHIAYHTYGTMKEDGSNVVWVCHALTANSDVADWWTGLIGTGRVIDPATHFIVCANIIGSCYGSSGPHTMNPETGAPWFHSFPAITIRDIVQAHQLLRKHLEIPRIGLLIGGSMGGYQVLEWALTEPALINRLFLLCTGAAESAWGIAIHTTQRLAIEADSTWQDDTHNAGHKGLKAARAIGMITYRNYKTFVRTQSDPDKEKTDDFRASSYICYQGDKLVKRFNAQSYWLLTKAMDSHNIARGRHEDITTSLSHIKQPVLLIGITSDILCPPEEQQLMAAHLPNATYHEIDSSYGHDGFLIEFEKIGKILQDWKG